Genomic window (Capillibacterium thermochitinicola):
CCAAAGTTAATGAAGTCTTAGAGATCGTTAAAGGCATGTCCGTATTGGAACTGAATGAACTGGTGAAAGCTTTTGAAGAAGAGTTTGGCGTTTCGGCGGCGGCTCCGGTGGCCGTGGCCGCACCGGTTGCTGCCGGTGGGGCGGCCGCGCCGGCGGAAGAGAAAACCGAGTTTGATGTGATTCTGGCTTCGGCCGGGGACAAGAAGATCAACGTGATCAAGGTTGTCCGCGAACTGACCGGTCTGGGCCTGAAAGAAGCCAAGGATCTGGTGGACAATGCGCCGAAACCTCTTAAAGAAGGAATCAGCAAGAAAGAAGCCGAAGAACTCAAGGCTAAACTGGAAGAGGCCGGCGCGACGGTTGAAATTAAATAATAATGATGAAAGGCTGTCCCAAGCGACAGCCTTTTTTTATTGAAATTTGTTATTGACAAAAAAAAATAACAATGATATAATCACATAATGCTAAAGTATTTGCAGGATGTCTGATTATGCCATCACCTTGTTATATGTAGGTGATTTTGATTTTCTCTTTTAATTTATTCTTCGCCAACTACATATATGATTTGATTAAACCGCATATTCGGCAGGGGTAACTGGGGTTAGCCTTGCTTTTGCCATTTTATCACCTAAATGGTTAAAGGTTCGACTCCGGTTTTTTTTGCGCAAAAATTTTCTTATTCTATTTTATTATGGTTTGGGGAAAAAAGCAAACTGAGTTGTTAAATAAGGGGAAGAGGTGAGGATTTTGCCGGAAGAGAGGAATGGGGTTAAACGACGCAGAGTTAATTTCGGGAAGATCGACGAAATTCTACCGATGCCTAACCTGATCGAGATCCAACAAAAATCCTACCAGTGGTTTTTGGAGGAAGGGCTGCGCGAGGTCTTTCGTGAGATCTCACCAATTCAGGATTTTACAGGAAACCTTATTCTCCAGTTTATCGATTATTCCCTCGGCGAACCCAAGTATGACGTGGAAGAGTGCAAAGAAAGGGATGCCAATTACGCGGCACCTCTGCGGGTTAAGGTCCGGTTGATCAATAAAGAAACAGGGGAAGTTAAAGAACAGGAAGTTTTCATGGGCGATTTCCCCTTAATGACCGAAAAGGGTACGTTTGTTATTAACGGTGCCGAACGGGTGATCGTTAGCCAGTTGGTCCGTTCACCCGGTGTGTATTTTGGCAAGACCGTTGACACCAGTGGGAAAACGGTCTTTTCAGCCAGTATCATTCCCAACCGCGGGGCCTGGCTGGAGATGGAGTTTGATGCCAACAACGTTCTTTATGTCCGGATCGACCGTACCCGCAAGATTCCGGTCACCGTCTTTCTCAAGGCGATGGGGCTCGGCAACAACGTCCAACTTTTGGAGCGCTACAACAACCACGAAGCGATCCAGAGTACCCTGGAACGGGATAGCACCCAAAACCAGGAAGAAGCCCTGATCGAGATCTATAAACGGCTGCGGCCGGGTGAACCGCCCACGGTCGACAGTGCCCGGACGCTCTTTGAAACCCTCTTCTTTGAGCCGCGCCGCTACGATCTGGCGGCCGTCGGCCGGTATAAACTCAACAAAAAGCTGGGTCTGAATTTCCCGCCCCGGTCGGTTCCGGCTCATGTGGATGAGCATGGGAATGAAGTACCGGCCGTGGAAGCGGTGCGCACCTTGACCCCGGAAGATGTGGACGCGGTAGTCCGCTATCTCCTGGACCTGCTTGATGGCAAAGGGGAAGTTGATGACATCGATCACCTGGGGAACCGCCGTTTGAAACGGGTGGGTGAACTTTTACAGAACCAGTTCCGGATTGGGCTCTCCCGCTTGGAACGGGTGGTGCGCGAACGGATGACCATTCAGGATCTGGACGTGATTACCCCCCAGGCCTTGATCAATATCCGGCCGGTGGTGGCGGCCATCAAGGAGTTCTTTGGTTCCAGCCAGCTTTCCCAGTTCATGGACCAAACCAATCCTCTGGCCGAATTAACCCACAAGCGGCGGCTTTCGGCGTTGGGGCCGGGTGGTCTCTCCCGTGAGCGGGCCGGTTTCGAGGTGCGCGACGTGCACCACTCCCACTACGGCCGGATGTGCCCCATTGAAACACCGGAAGGTCCGAATATCGGCCTGATTGGTTCTTTGACCACCTATGCCCAGATTAATGAGTACGGTTTTATTGAAACCCCCTATCGCCGGGTGGTCGACGGGAAAGTGACTGATGAGATTGTTTACCTCACCGCCGATGAAGAGGACAAATATATTATCGCGCAGGCGAACGAGACCTTTGACCCGGAGACCCGGCTGTTCAACAACGAAAAAGTGTCGGCCCGTTTTAAAGAGGCCATTCTTGTGGTACCGCGGGAAGATGTCCACTTCATGGACGTTTCGCCGAAACAACTGGTCAGTGTGGCGACCGCCCTCATTCCCTTCCTGGAGCATGACGATGCGAACCGGGCGTTGATGGGGGCCAACATGCAACGGCAAGCGGTTCCGTTGCTCACAACAGAGGCGCCTTTGGTCGGGACCGGGATGGAATATAAATCGGCGATCGATTCCGGTGTGGTAATTACGGCCAAAAACGCGGGAATTGTGGAGAAAGTCACCAGTGAGCAGATTCAGATCCGGACCGATGACGGGAAAATTGATTATTACCGTTTACTGAAGTTTAAACGGTCGAACCATGGGACCTGTATCAACCAGCGGCCCATTGTTGCCCATGGGCAGCGGGTGGAAGCCGGTGAGGTCATTGCCGACGGTCCTTCCACCGACCATGGGGAATTGGCCCTGGGGAAAAACGTTTTAGTGGCCTTTATGCCTTGGGAAGGTTACAACTACGAAGACGCGATTTTGATCAGTGAAAAACTGGTCATGGACGATACCTTCACCTCCATCCATATTGAAGAATACGAATGCGAAGCCCGCGACACCAAACTGGGGCCCGAAGAGATTACCCGGGATATTCCCAACACCTCCGAAGGGTCGCTGGATGATCTGGATGAAAACGGGATCATCCGGATTGGGGCCGAGGTCCGGCCGGGTGATATTTTGGTCGGGAAAGTGACCCCCAAAGGCGAGACCGAGCTGACCGCCGAAGAACGCCTGCTCAGGGCGATCTTTGGGGAAAAGGCCCGCGAAGTACGGGATACTTCGCTGAAGGTGCCCCACGGCGAATCGGGGATGGTTGTTGACGTGAAGGTCTTCAGCCGGGAAAACGATGATGAACTGGCCCCCGGGGTGAACAAACTGGTCCGCGTCTATGTGGCCCAAAAGCGGAAGATCTCCGAGGGGGATAAGATGGCCGGCCGTCACGGGAACAAGGGGGTCATCGCCAAGATTCTACCCGTCGAAGACATGCCGTTTCTTCCCGATGGCACCCCGGTGGAGATCGTCCTCAACCCGCTCGGGGTTCCGTCCCGGATGAATCTGGGACAAATCCTCGAAACCCATTTGGGGTGGGCGGCGAAGGTTCTGGGATTCAATATTGCGACGCCGGTTTTTGACGGCTTGTCGGAAGAGGAGATCGTCAAGCTCTTAGAAAAAGCCAACCTGCCGAAGGACGGGAAGATCACCCTTTACGACGGACGGACCGGCGAACCGTTTGACCGTCCGGTGACCGTTGGTTATATTTACA
Coding sequences:
- the rplL gene encoding 50S ribosomal protein L7/L12 — its product is MSKVNEVLEIVKGMSVLELNELVKAFEEEFGVSAAAPVAVAAPVAAGGAAAPAEEKTEFDVILASAGDKKINVIKVVRELTGLGLKEAKDLVDNAPKPLKEGISKKEAEELKAKLEEAGATVEIK
- the rpoB gene encoding DNA-directed RNA polymerase subunit beta — translated: MPNLIEIQQKSYQWFLEEGLREVFREISPIQDFTGNLILQFIDYSLGEPKYDVEECKERDANYAAPLRVKVRLINKETGEVKEQEVFMGDFPLMTEKGTFVINGAERVIVSQLVRSPGVYFGKTVDTSGKTVFSASIIPNRGAWLEMEFDANNVLYVRIDRTRKIPVTVFLKAMGLGNNVQLLERYNNHEAIQSTLERDSTQNQEEALIEIYKRLRPGEPPTVDSARTLFETLFFEPRRYDLAAVGRYKLNKKLGLNFPPRSVPAHVDEHGNEVPAVEAVRTLTPEDVDAVVRYLLDLLDGKGEVDDIDHLGNRRLKRVGELLQNQFRIGLSRLERVVRERMTIQDLDVITPQALINIRPVVAAIKEFFGSSQLSQFMDQTNPLAELTHKRRLSALGPGGLSRERAGFEVRDVHHSHYGRMCPIETPEGPNIGLIGSLTTYAQINEYGFIETPYRRVVDGKVTDEIVYLTADEEDKYIIAQANETFDPETRLFNNEKVSARFKEAILVVPREDVHFMDVSPKQLVSVATALIPFLEHDDANRALMGANMQRQAVPLLTTEAPLVGTGMEYKSAIDSGVVITAKNAGIVEKVTSEQIQIRTDDGKIDYYRLLKFKRSNHGTCINQRPIVAHGQRVEAGEVIADGPSTDHGELALGKNVLVAFMPWEGYNYEDAILISEKLVMDDTFTSIHIEEYECEARDTKLGPEEITRDIPNTSEGSLDDLDENGIIRIGAEVRPGDILVGKVTPKGETELTAEERLLRAIFGEKAREVRDTSLKVPHGESGMVVDVKVFSRENDDELAPGVNKLVRVYVAQKRKISEGDKMAGRHGNKGVIAKILPVEDMPFLPDGTPVEIVLNPLGVPSRMNLGQILETHLGWAAKVLGFNIATPVFDGLSEEEIVKLLEKANLPKDGKITLYDGRTGEPFDRPVTVGYIYMLKLAHLVDDKIHARSTGPYSLVTQQPLGGKAQFGGQRFGEMEVWALEAYGAAYTLQELLTVKSDDVVGRVKTYEAIVKGENVPEPGVPEGFKVLIKELQSLGLDVKVLAEEAEVELKDDEDDVREMAKELGLELEDSAFSDKAPARKGESDDRDQGEDEDEDLEDDEDLDVEEDFDDEADEDFIDEDFDLDEEDLDLPTDRDEQVETGEETTEEMPATR